One window from the genome of Gemmatimonadota bacterium encodes:
- a CDS encoding cupin domain-containing protein produces MTDPSASRADTLVRDLQLQPHPEGGHFREVFRSRRMVRTDDGRSERWASTSIYFLLRAGEFSRWHRVASDEIWHFYEGAPLELVLLDATGERTRCDVLGPVGSPKAEPTRVVPAGIWQAARSTGAYTLVGCTVTPGFEFSDFRLMSGDTRAADVLRERHPALVPLL; encoded by the coding sequence GTGACAGATCCGTCCGCTTCCCGCGCCGATACGCTCGTGCGCGATTTGCAGTTGCAGCCGCACCCCGAAGGGGGGCACTTTCGCGAAGTCTTTCGCTCGCGCCGCATGGTGCGCACGGATGATGGACGTTCCGAACGCTGGGCCTCGACGAGCATTTACTTTTTGCTCCGTGCTGGGGAGTTCAGTCGGTGGCATCGCGTCGCGTCAGACGAGATCTGGCATTTCTACGAAGGCGCGCCGCTCGAACTCGTGCTGTTAGACGCCACCGGTGAACGGACGCGCTGCGACGTCCTCGGGCCTGTGGGGTCACCCAAGGCCGAGCCGACGCGCGTGGTACCCGCTGGGATCTGGCAAGCGGCGCGCAGCACGGGGGCATACACGCTGGTTGGCTGCACGGTAACACCCGGATTCGAGTTCTCCGATTTCCGGTTGATGTCGGGCGATACTCGCGCGGCGGACGTATTGCGCGAGCGTCATCCCGCTCTCGTGCCTTTGCTGTAG
- a CDS encoding S9 family peptidase — translation MFAFARRAAVLALAATSLGAQQTRPITFDDFSAMRGVSDPQLAPDGRQLLYAVRTTDVAANRRSTRTFILALSGGAPRAWPNDNTVAGEARWSPNGRQVAFTSGGQLWIADADGTHARALTTLSGGASGPVWSRAGDRIAFTSGVYPDCSDDACSAAKSKAASDSKVKAHIADQLMFRHWNAYDDGTRQHLFVVKPDGSELRDLVPGARFDVPPGPFGGSEGYAFSPDGREVAFTAKAQGRADAWTTDANVYTVPSTGGAAQPITAGNKGADQNPLYSADGKWIFYASQAKVGNESDKWRLMAYDRAAKSARELLPMWDRWAESYVVSGDGRTVIVGAGDRGRDKFFRVMLDGAGKATTPSVIMGEHNNTAASLSDDGRTMVWLRDATERPAEVWAGTLGASGAVQQAHALTHENDALVATLTLHPAEDFGYVGAAGDSVFGFVVKPPQWQAGKKFPVLLLIHGGPQGAWLDSWGSRWAPQMFASGGYGLVILNPHGSTGYGQKFVDAVSRDWGGKTYDDLMKGVDAALKQNSWMDSTHMAAAGGSYGGYMVNWIAGHTNRFKALVSHAGVFNLESMAGATEEQWFVDNEFSGPWWNSNAMAAQYRKFSPHLFAKNFKTPTLVIHGEQDYRVPYTEGLSLFTALQRQNVPSRLLVFPDEGHWISKPQNSQLWWGEMHKWLGAYLNPRPSM, via the coding sequence ATGTTCGCATTCGCTCGTCGTGCCGCAGTCCTCGCGCTGGCGGCCACTTCGCTTGGCGCGCAGCAGACGCGCCCCATCACGTTTGACGATTTCTCCGCCATGCGCGGCGTGTCCGATCCGCAACTGGCGCCCGATGGCCGGCAACTGCTGTACGCCGTGCGCACCACCGACGTGGCCGCCAATCGGCGCAGCACTCGAACGTTCATTCTGGCGCTGAGTGGTGGCGCGCCGCGCGCTTGGCCAAACGACAACACGGTGGCCGGCGAGGCACGCTGGTCGCCCAATGGGCGGCAGGTGGCGTTTACGAGTGGCGGACAACTCTGGATTGCCGACGCGGATGGCACGCATGCGCGTGCGCTCACCACGCTTTCTGGTGGGGCGAGCGGGCCGGTGTGGTCGCGCGCGGGCGATCGTATTGCGTTCACGAGCGGCGTGTACCCTGACTGCAGCGACGATGCGTGCAGTGCCGCAAAATCGAAGGCGGCGAGCGACAGTAAAGTCAAAGCGCACATCGCCGACCAGCTGATGTTCCGTCACTGGAACGCATACGACGACGGCACGCGGCAACATCTCTTTGTGGTGAAGCCGGATGGCAGCGAGTTGCGCGACCTCGTCCCGGGCGCGCGCTTTGACGTGCCGCCTGGCCCATTTGGCGGGAGCGAGGGCTATGCATTCTCCCCTGACGGGCGGGAAGTGGCGTTCACCGCAAAGGCGCAGGGGCGCGCCGACGCGTGGACGACCGACGCCAACGTGTACACGGTGCCCTCGACTGGTGGCGCCGCGCAGCCGATCACGGCAGGGAATAAGGGCGCCGACCAGAACCCGCTCTATTCTGCGGATGGCAAATGGATTTTCTACGCGTCGCAGGCGAAGGTCGGCAACGAGAGCGATAAATGGCGTTTGATGGCGTATGATCGCGCGGCCAAGTCCGCGCGCGAGTTGCTGCCGATGTGGGACCGCTGGGCCGAATCGTATGTGGTGAGTGGCGATGGGCGCACGGTGATCGTGGGCGCCGGTGACCGCGGACGCGACAAGTTTTTCCGTGTGATGCTCGACGGTGCAGGCAAGGCGACGACGCCCTCAGTGATTATGGGCGAGCACAACAACACCGCGGCGTCGCTCTCCGACGATGGGCGCACGATGGTGTGGTTGCGCGATGCCACGGAACGGCCCGCCGAAGTGTGGGCGGGGACGCTTGGCGCGAGTGGTGCGGTGCAGCAGGCGCACGCGCTGACGCACGAGAACGACGCGCTCGTGGCGACGCTCACGTTGCATCCCGCGGAAGATTTTGGCTACGTGGGCGCGGCGGGCGACAGTGTCTTTGGGTTTGTGGTGAAGCCGCCGCAGTGGCAGGCAGGAAAGAAGTTCCCCGTGTTGCTGCTCATTCATGGCGGCCCGCAGGGCGCGTGGCTCGACTCGTGGGGTTCCCGTTGGGCGCCGCAAATGTTCGCGTCTGGTGGCTACGGTTTGGTGATTCTCAATCCGCACGGCTCCACCGGCTACGGGCAGAAATTTGTGGACGCCGTGTCGCGCGACTGGGGTGGCAAGACGTATGACGACCTCATGAAGGGTGTGGACGCGGCACTCAAGCAGAATTCGTGGATGGACTCTACGCATATGGCGGCGGCCGGTGGTTCGTACGGCGGCTACATGGTGAACTGGATTGCGGGCCACACGAATCGCTTCAAGGCGCTCGTGAGCCACGCCGGCGTGTTCAATCTTGAGTCGATGGCGGGTGCGACCGAAGAGCAGTGGTTTGTGGACAATGAGTTCAGCGGTCCGTGGTGGAACTCCAACGCCATGGCGGCGCAGTATCGCAAGTTCAGTCCGCATCTCTTTGCCAAGAATTTCAAAACACCCACGCTCGTCATTCACGGCGAACAGGATTATCGGGTACCGTACACCGAGGGGCTCTCGCTGTTTACGGCCTTGCAGCGTCAGAATGTGCCGAGCCGGTTGTTGGTGTTTCCGGACGAAGGGCATTGGATCTCGAAGCCGCAGAACTCGCAGCTCTGGTGGGGCGAGATGCACAAATGGCTGGGCGCGTATCTCAATCCGCGGCCGAGCATGTGA
- the fahA gene encoding fumarylacetoacetase has translation MTALDETLDPSLRSWVEDANVLGTDFPIQNLPFGVFRHDFEERPRVGIAIGAHVLDCLSATRAGLFDSLSPPVRDALQSWSLNALMALGRDDARAVRRVASRLLRADTADGRTAAGMRDALLVRMDGIGMCVPAEIGDYTDFYASVFHATNVGALFRPDNPLLPNYKWVPIGYHGRASTVVSTGTPVRRPRGQRRPDEQQPPVFGPSVAMDYELEVAAWVGGMSAPGETIPIAQANERVFGLSLLNDWSARDIQSWEYQPLGPFLSKSFATTVSPWVVTADALAPFRTPAFARPEGDPAPLPYLHDAADQASGGYDITLEVWLRTAAMRAREAPAVRLSHGNFQSMYWTMAQLLTHHASNGCTMRAGDLLGSGTVSGAEAEARGCLLELTRRGAEPVALPEGETRAFLQDGDEVIIRGWCERDGATRIGFGDCRGVVLAAT, from the coding sequence GTGACCGCACTCGACGAAACGCTCGATCCGTCGCTCCGCTCGTGGGTGGAAGACGCCAATGTGCTCGGCACCGATTTTCCGATTCAGAATCTACCGTTTGGCGTGTTTCGCCACGACTTTGAAGAACGGCCGCGCGTGGGAATTGCGATTGGCGCGCATGTGCTCGACTGTTTGTCGGCGACGCGCGCTGGGCTCTTTGATTCGCTGAGTCCGCCCGTACGTGATGCGCTGCAGTCGTGGTCGCTGAATGCGCTGATGGCGCTCGGCCGCGATGATGCGCGCGCGGTGCGCCGTGTGGCGAGTCGTTTGCTGCGCGCCGATACGGCCGATGGCCGCACGGCGGCCGGGATGCGTGACGCGCTGCTGGTGCGCATGGATGGCATTGGCATGTGTGTGCCCGCGGAGATCGGCGATTACACGGACTTTTACGCGTCGGTGTTTCACGCCACGAATGTCGGCGCACTGTTCCGTCCCGACAATCCGTTGCTGCCCAACTACAAGTGGGTGCCGATTGGATATCACGGGCGCGCTTCCACGGTAGTGAGCACGGGAACGCCGGTGCGCCGTCCGCGCGGGCAGCGGCGTCCAGACGAACAGCAACCGCCGGTGTTTGGGCCGTCGGTGGCAATGGATTACGAACTCGAGGTCGCCGCGTGGGTGGGAGGGATGTCGGCGCCTGGCGAGACGATTCCGATTGCGCAGGCGAATGAACGAGTGTTTGGGTTGAGTTTGCTCAATGATTGGTCGGCGCGCGATATCCAGAGTTGGGAATATCAGCCGCTCGGTCCTTTTCTCTCCAAGAGTTTTGCGACGACGGTGTCGCCGTGGGTCGTGACGGCCGACGCCTTGGCGCCGTTCCGGACGCCGGCCTTTGCGCGTCCCGAGGGAGATCCCGCACCCTTGCCCTATTTGCACGACGCCGCGGATCAGGCCAGTGGTGGCTATGACATCACGCTCGAAGTGTGGTTGCGTACCGCGGCGATGCGCGCGCGCGAAGCGCCGGCGGTGCGGTTGTCGCACGGGAATTTTCAGTCGATGTACTGGACGATGGCGCAACTGTTGACGCATCACGCGAGCAATGGCTGCACGATGCGCGCGGGTGATTTGCTCGGAAGCGGTACGGTGTCTGGAGCAGAAGCGGAGGCACGCGGGTGCTTGCTCGAGCTGACGCGCCGCGGCGCAGAGCCGGTGGCGCTCCCTGAGGGTGAGACGCGGGCGTTTCTGCAGGATGGTGACGAAGTGATCATACGCGGCTGGTGCGAACGCGACGGAGCGACGCGCATTGGGTTTGGCGATTGCCGCGGCGTTGTGCTCGCCGCAACCTGA
- a CDS encoding DUF421 domain-containing protein: MSAIWQDMMTFGIPFGEKAARTVLVYAFLVAGLRLFGKRELGQLNPLDFIVLLLLSNTVQNAIIGNDNSLIGGLAGAAVLFLVNEALVRLSYRNPRFRRLIEGRSEELVREGKVLRASLRHNLITREELEAAARKQGIEHMRDVESARLEVSGALSFSMKEPTEPERFHLELLQRLDAIDRRLGALEGAKA; encoded by the coding sequence ATGAGCGCGATCTGGCAAGACATGATGACGTTCGGCATTCCCTTTGGCGAGAAGGCCGCGCGTACCGTGCTGGTGTATGCGTTTCTCGTCGCGGGCTTGCGGTTGTTCGGCAAGCGGGAGCTCGGGCAGCTCAATCCGTTGGATTTTATTGTGCTCTTGCTGCTCTCGAACACGGTGCAGAACGCGATTATTGGCAATGACAATTCGCTGATCGGTGGATTGGCTGGAGCGGCGGTGCTGTTCTTGGTGAACGAGGCGCTCGTGCGTCTGTCCTACCGCAACCCGCGGTTTCGGCGGCTGATCGAAGGGCGCTCGGAAGAACTGGTGCGCGAAGGCAAGGTGCTGCGTGCCTCGTTGCGGCACAATCTCATAACGCGTGAAGAATTGGAAGCGGCGGCGCGCAAGCAGGGGATTGAGCACATGCGCGACGTGGAGAGCGCTCGGCTCGAAGTGAGCGGTGCGTTGAGTTTTTCGATGAAGGAGCCCACGGAGCCCGAGCGTTTTCATCTGGAGCTTTTGCAACGGCTCGACGCGATTGATCGCCGGCTTGGTGCACTCGAAGGAGCGAAAGCGTGA